CTGTCCCGTTGGAACGAACACCGACGGAGACATCGGGCACGGGATTCAAGACGATCCGGCGCGTACGGTCGCGCATGACCCTCGTCCGTCCAGCGGAGGTGTTTGACCGGCATCCGTAGCGTAATCGGACACTCGCTGTCTCGATCGCAGCGCCGACGCGAGCAGCGTACGCGAGTGACGACTCACCGGTCCGCCCTGACTACCGGATCGCTCGTCTCGAGTCTTCACGAGCAACCGCGTCCGAGTTACCCACGCATCCTGCCACCCGCATGAGCGCAATTATCGCAAAGCGAGTCGATTCCGGAACGCCCGACACGAGTGAAATCCGCGACCTCGCCGAGGCAGCGGGATACACCGTCATCGGCGAGGTGACGCAGTCGCGGCGGGCGGATGCCGCCCTCCAACTCGGCGAAGGGAAGGCCGAAGAACTCGCCGCGGAAGCCGCCGCGACCGAGGCGACGACCGTCATCTTCGACAATCGGCTCGGCCCCTACCAGATGTACAACCTCGGACGGCTCCTGCCCGACACCGTCGAGGTCATCGACCGGTTCACCCTGATCCTCGAGATCTTCGGCCAGCGCGCCCAGACCAGAAAGGCGCAGCTACAGGTCGAGTTGGCCGAACTCCGATACGAACTGCCGCGCGCCGAGGCGAAGACCAGTCTCGCCAAACGCGACGAACATCCCGGTTTCATGGGGTTGGGTGAGTACGACGAGAGCCGCGAGCGCGACATCAAGGCCCAGATCAGCCGGATCAACGACGAACTCGAGCAGATCGAGCGGACCGAGGAACACCGGCGGGAGCGCCGCCGCGACTCCGGGTTCGATCTGGTCGCGTTAGCCGGCTATACGAACGCCGGCAAGTCGACCCTGCTGCGCCAGCTCGCGGACGATCTCACCGTCGAGGAAAACGAGGACCTCCATCCGGATCTCGACGCGACGGCCGAATCCCAGGACAAGCTGTTCACGACGCTGGGAACGACGACTCGACGCGCCGCCCTCGAGCCCCGGGACGTGCTGGTGACCGATACCGTCGGGTTCATCAGCGACCTGCCCCACTGGCTGGTCGAATCGTTCAAGTCGACGCTCGATTCGGTCTACCGGGCGGATCTCGTCTTGCTCGTCGTCGACGTCAGCGAGGAGATCGACGAGATCCACGAGAAACTCGTCACCTGTCACGACACCCTCTACGAGCGCAACGAAGCGCCGATCGTGACCGTGTTGAACAAGATCGACAAAGTCGACGACGAGGAACTCGCGGAGAAACGGGAGGCGCTCTCGTCGCTCGCACCGAACCCGGTCACCGTAAGCGGCAGGGAGGGGACGAACGTCGACGACCTGCTCGATCGAATCGACGCGGAGCTTCCGGAGTGGGAGGACGAACGGCTGTTGTTGCCGATGACCGACGACACCATGAGCGTGGTGTCCTGGATCCACGACAACGCGAACGTCGAAGACGTCACCTACGGCGACGAGGACGTCACCGTCTCGTTCGAAGCGCGTCCCGCCGTAATCTCGCAGGCACGTTCGCGCGCGAGCGAGCTGCGAACGACCGCCGCGGAGTCCGCCTAATCCTTCGCGCTGACTCGAGCGGTGATCGACGCCTAAATCAGCGTACTGGCTCCGACGGTGCTCGTCGGGGCAACCACACCATATAAATCACTGACTCGAGTGCAGTAGGATATGGAACGTGTTGCAATCATCGGTGCATCCATGACCCAGTTCGGGAAGCGGGAGGGCTGGATTCAGGACCTCCTCGCGGAGGCCGGGATCGAGTGTCTCGAGGATGCAGGGGTCGACGCCGCGGACGTCGAGCATCTGTACGTCTCGAACATGGCGAGCGGGGAGTTCGAGGGACAGACGGGCGTACCGAACGCGCTCGCACACGATCTCGACGCGATGCCGGCGTACACCCAGCGCGTCGACCAGACGAGTTCCAGCGGCGGGGCCGGAATCTACGCCGCCTGGCAGTCGGTCGCCAGCGGGGCGAGCGACATGACGCTGCTCGTCGGCGGGGAGAAGATGACCCACCGGACGACCGGCGAAGCGACCGACGTCATCGCGTCGCTGACCCATCCCGTCGAGTACAAAACCGGCGTGACGCTGCCGTCGTTCGCGGGCCTGACCGCGCGACACTACCTGGAACGATTCGACGCGCCTCGAGAGAGCCTCGGTAAGGTCGCAGTCAAAAACCACAAAAACGGCGTCGATAACCCGAAGGCGCAGTTCCAGAAGGAAGTCGACCTCGAGACCGTCCTCGAGTCACCGATCGTCGCGGACCCGCTTCGACTGTACGATTTCTGTCCGATCACGGACGGCTCGGCGGCGCTGATGTGCTGTCCCGAGTCCGTCGCGAAGGAGTACACCGACGACTACGTCGTCGTCTCGGGTATCGACGGCGCGACGGACACCCACGTCGTCCACGAGCGCGAGGACCCGACGATCATGGGCGGCGTCGTCGAGAGCGGGAAGGGGGCCTACGAGATGAGCGGCTACGGACCCGAGGACATCGACGTCGCCGAACTCCACGACATGTTCACCATCCTCGAGTTCCTCCAGATGGAAGGGCTCGGCTTCGCCGAACAGGGAGAGGCGTGGAAACTCGTCGAGGAGGGCTACACCGAGCGAGATACGGGCGAACTGCCGATCAACACCTCCGGCGGGCTCAAATCGAAGGGCCATCCCCTCGGGGCGAGCGGCGTCGCACAGGGTGTCGAGATCTACGAACAACTCGTCGGCGAAGCCGGCCCGCGGCAGGTCGAGGCCGACGTCGGTCTCACCTGTAACGTCGGCGGCTTCGGAAACTGCGTTATCACTACGATCATGGAGGCAGCACAATGACCATGGAAGCCACGCGCTACGACGACGGCTCGATCAGCTACCCCGGACACCCGCGCGGCCCCGACGGCGCGGAACCGGTCGAAACGATCGATCTGAGCGAGTACACCGCAGAGGTAATCACGTGGACGACGAGCATGGCGACGCCACCCGGCGTCCGTCAGCCCAACACCCTCGCGATCGTCGAGTTCGACGTCAGCGAACAGAACGCCTCGGAAAGTCGGACGGAGTCCGACGACGACGGCGAGACGGTCCGGGCGATCGGACAGGTGACGACCGACGACGTCGAGACCGGAGACGAAGTCGAACTGGTCTACGTCGACGAACTCCGCGAACCGGGTGCCGGCATCCGCGAACCTGAAAGTCAGGAGTGGGACGGCTACCGGTTCGAACCGATCTAACTTCCGCTATCGGTACCACGCCCGTCTGCGGGCCCGTCGGTCCCGTGGTCGTCGTCACCGTTTTCGGAATCGTCACCGTTCTCGAGCGCATCGACGTCCGTCTCATCGCTACCGTTCGTCGGACCGTCAGCATCGGCACCATCACCGGCAGTGCCGCTTTCGTCGGCTCCATCGGTGGTGTCCCGACCCTCCGCCTCGCTCGAGTCCTCGTCTTCGTCGGCCCCGTACTGATCCTTCAGCGTCTCGAGTTCGGCGTCGACGTCGACGCGCGATGCGGGTTCGTCGCGTTCGAGGGGGCTGTTCCCGTCGCGGGATTCGTCGATGTCCCCGTCTTCGACGTCGATCCGGACGGGGTCCGTCGATTCCGCCCGGCGCGTCTCGAGGTCGTCGTCGACGTCACGGAGTCTCCGATCCACGTTGTCGCGTAGCTCGCGTGCCTCGGAGAGCAACTCGCGCGCGCTGTCGTCCGTCGGGAGCCTGTCGTCCGACGCCGCCCGCTGGAGTTCCGACAGCACGGTATCGAGCCGAGACAGCGTCGTCCGTTGGAGGTCCCTGGCCCGCTCGCTCGCAGTGTCCGTCGCGTCGGTCGTCCGATCGCGAACCTCCCGTTCGGTTCGCGCGATCGTGAGCGCCCGCTGGAACCCCTCGAGTGCGCGGACGCTGGTCTTGAGGATCGCTATCGCGGCGGGAATGGCGATCTCGTCGGTGAACGTGAGTAGTTCTCGGGGCGTCGGTGGTCGCGGTGCTGGCGGGCGAAATCGGGACCGAGACTGGGTCGACTCGAGTTCCTGTCGAAGGTCGTCGATCGTCCGCGTCAGTTCGCGGACGGCCTCGGCGAGTTCGTCGTCGGGATCGGCCATACGCGGCCTACGGCGTCCGCTATGAAAAGCCGGACGGTCGAACGAACCCCATCGCATCAGTAGTATGCATCCGTTATCTTCGTAGATAGAATTCATGCACAATATTTATTATTACACAAAAATTCAGTTGATAGAACGGATGGGAGACGACCGATGGAGCGGGACGCCGAATCGTGCCGGCTTCGCACGGACGCTCAAGGCGCTCAAACGGGACGGGAGCAACATCCTGTTCGTCGGGGCGGATACGGCCGGTACGCACGGACTTCTCTGTAACAGACTGCTGGGAAAGATGGGGCGGACGCGGCGGTATCTGTTGGTCGTCACCGACGATCGAGATCGTATCCCACTGGACGAACACGAGACCGGGGGAACGGATCGGGTACTCGACTACTCGGAACTCGAATGCAGTGACGGATCGGAGCGGACCGACGGCGGCGAGCAACCACCACTCGGGGCGCTCGGAACCGAAATTATCGACACCGTCGACGCCTTTGATGACCTCGCTGAGGGACTCGAACCCTCCGAACTTCGGGTCTGTGTCGATTCGCTCGTCCCGTTGCTTCGGGAACACCCGCCGGAGAAGGTGTTCCGACTGCTCCACGTGATGACGTCACGAGTCGGCCAGGTTCGCGGAATAGGACACTACCATCTGCCCCTCGAGCGCGGCCACGATGCCGTCGCGCTCCTCGAACCGTTGTTCGATGCGACCGTGGAAATTCGTACCCGTGGGGGATCCTACGAGCAACGGTGGCAGTTCCGTAACCGAGAAATCGCAACTGAGTGGGTCCCGTTTTAATCAATATCTGATTGACAGGAACGGTGGTAGATGGCTGATAGTAGTAACCGGATTCGTTCAGAGAAAGCGCGTTCGGAAGACGGTTTCCGGACGATCGTAACCGCGTGAAGTATCCGTCTGTAGGTAATTCATCTCGAGCAATATTGCTGTTACGGCAGAAGGTCTATATATCGAACAACCTATCGGATTACAGAGAACCATATATGGTTGAAGTTGATGCTCAGGTACTCGTTGGCGCCGCGATAACCGTTTTCCTCGCGCTCATGTTTTTCGGGGTCGTCGTTCTCTGGGATGTTGCACTCGCACTCCGCAGCGTCGGCGACAAGATCGATAAACTAGAGGACAACGTCGACGACGATCTGATGGATATCGCCTACTCGCTGGATAACATTTCGAACGCACCAGGCGGGAACGGAACGCAACTCCACTTGAATAGCGGATCGATCAGTTCCGGCCCGGCGACCGAACAGGCACCAGGAGAGCCCACCCAGCAGAGACGGGACGCACAGCCCGAAGCCGCCGATGGTGGGCCGCGGGCGTCACAACAGCGACAACAGCCCGTCCAGACCCCACAGGAGACAGCGTCCACCGGTGTCGCCGGGACGCCGGGCTCGAGCGGCGACGCTGCGGGCGGCGAGCCGGATCCGGATTCCGACGCTGTCGGAGCGGGTTCGGACGCCGGGACGACGGCTGCCGCCGAAAGAACCGAGGCTGTCGCTGCGGGCGGCGAGTCGGATCCGACACCGACCGAAGACGATCTCGACGGCGAAGCCGAACGGACCCATCCACGGGCAG
The genomic region above belongs to Natronorubrum halophilum and contains:
- the hflX gene encoding GTPase HflX, with the translated sequence MSAIIAKRVDSGTPDTSEIRDLAEAAGYTVIGEVTQSRRADAALQLGEGKAEELAAEAAATEATTVIFDNRLGPYQMYNLGRLLPDTVEVIDRFTLILEIFGQRAQTRKAQLQVELAELRYELPRAEAKTSLAKRDEHPGFMGLGEYDESRERDIKAQISRINDELEQIERTEEHRRERRRDSGFDLVALAGYTNAGKSTLLRQLADDLTVEENEDLHPDLDATAESQDKLFTTLGTTTRRAALEPRDVLVTDTVGFISDLPHWLVESFKSTLDSVYRADLVLLVVDVSEEIDEIHEKLVTCHDTLYERNEAPIVTVLNKIDKVDDEELAEKREALSSLAPNPVTVSGREGTNVDDLLDRIDAELPEWEDERLLLPMTDDTMSVVSWIHDNANVEDVTYGDEDVTVSFEARPAVISQARSRASELRTTAAESA
- a CDS encoding PhlB family protein translates to MTMEATRYDDGSISYPGHPRGPDGAEPVETIDLSEYTAEVITWTTSMATPPGVRQPNTLAIVEFDVSEQNASESRTESDDDGETVRAIGQVTTDDVETGDEVELVYVDELREPGAGIREPESQEWDGYRFEPI
- a CDS encoding DUF7504 family protein; the encoded protein is MGDDRWSGTPNRAGFARTLKALKRDGSNILFVGADTAGTHGLLCNRLLGKMGRTRRYLLVVTDDRDRIPLDEHETGGTDRVLDYSELECSDGSERTDGGEQPPLGALGTEIIDTVDAFDDLAEGLEPSELRVCVDSLVPLLREHPPEKVFRLLHVMTSRVGQVRGIGHYHLPLERGHDAVALLEPLFDATVEIRTRGGSYEQRWQFRNREIATEWVPF
- a CDS encoding DUF7547 family protein, with protein sequence MADPDDELAEAVRELTRTIDDLRQELESTQSRSRFRPPAPRPPTPRELLTFTDEIAIPAAIAILKTSVRALEGFQRALTIARTEREVRDRTTDATDTASERARDLQRTTLSRLDTVLSELQRAASDDRLPTDDSARELLSEARELRDNVDRRLRDVDDDLETRRAESTDPVRIDVEDGDIDESRDGNSPLERDEPASRVDVDAELETLKDQYGADEDEDSSEAEGRDTTDGADESGTAGDGADADGPTNGSDETDVDALENGDDSENGDDDHGTDGPADGRGTDSGS
- a CDS encoding thiolase family protein produces the protein MERVAIIGASMTQFGKREGWIQDLLAEAGIECLEDAGVDAADVEHLYVSNMASGEFEGQTGVPNALAHDLDAMPAYTQRVDQTSSSGGAGIYAAWQSVASGASDMTLLVGGEKMTHRTTGEATDVIASLTHPVEYKTGVTLPSFAGLTARHYLERFDAPRESLGKVAVKNHKNGVDNPKAQFQKEVDLETVLESPIVADPLRLYDFCPITDGSAALMCCPESVAKEYTDDYVVVSGIDGATDTHVVHEREDPTIMGGVVESGKGAYEMSGYGPEDIDVAELHDMFTILEFLQMEGLGFAEQGEAWKLVEEGYTERDTGELPINTSGGLKSKGHPLGASGVAQGVEIYEQLVGEAGPRQVEADVGLTCNVGGFGNCVITTIMEAAQ